A genomic region of Camelus ferus isolate YT-003-E chromosome 11, BCGSAC_Cfer_1.0, whole genome shotgun sequence contains the following coding sequences:
- the MBL2 gene encoding mannose-binding protein C gives MEGTLRLGGRPVQSLRQEQSRCAKGSKASAAPPQMSVRTLSLLPSLLLLLLIVVTASCTETENCENVQKTCPVIACSSPGISSFPGKDGHDGAKGEKGEPGQGLRGLQGPPGKAGPQGIPGTPGLPGPVGQKGDPGDDLGDHITLAASERAALRSELDHIKKWLIFSQGKQVGKKFFLTNGKKMTFAAVKALCAQSQASVATPMNAEGNKAILELASAEAFLGITDEKPEGQFVDPTGRELTYQNWNSHEPNNADSGEDCVIILKNCKWNDITYSSSFLAVCEFPA, from the exons ATGGAGGGGACGTTGAGGCTGGGAGGGCGCCCAGTGCAGAGCCTGAGGCAGGAGCAGTCAAGGTGTGCTAAAGGCAGCAAGGCGTCTGCTGCACCTCCacagatgagt GTGAGGACCTTGTCCCTGCTTCCAtcgctccttctcctcctcctgatTGTGGTGACAGCATCttgcacagaaacagaaaactgtgAGAATGTCCAAAAGACTTGCCCTGTGATTGCCTGTAGTTCTCCAGGCATCAGCAGCTTCCCAGGCAAAGATGGGCATGATGGTGCcaagggagaaaagggagaac CAGGCCAAGGACTCAGAGGCTTGCAAGGCCCTCCTGGAAAGGCAGGGCCTCAAGGAATCCCAGGGACTCCTGGGTTACCAGGACCAGTGGGCCAAAAAGGAGACCCTGGAGATGATTTGG GTGACCATATTACCCTGGCTGCTTCAGAAAGAGCAGCCCTGCGATCAGAATTGGACCATATCAAAAAGT gGCTGATCTTCTCTCAGGGCAAACAAGTTGGGAAGAAGTTCTTCCTCACCAACGGTAAAAAGATGACCTTTGCTGCAGTGAAGGCTCTGTGTGCCCAGTCCCAGGCCTCTGTGGCCACCCCTATGAACGCTGAAGGAAACAAGGCCATCCTGGAGTTAGCCAGTGCAGAGGCCTTCCTGGGCATCACAGATGAGAAGCCTGAAGGCCAGTTTGTGGATCCGACAGGAAGGGAGTTAACCTACCAAAACTGGAATAGTCATGAGCCCAACAACGCTGATTCTGGGGAAGACTGTGTGATCATCTTGAAAAACTGCAAGTGGAATGACATCACctattcctcctccttcttggcTGTCTGCGAGTTCCCTGCCTGA